A region of Solanum dulcamara chromosome 7, daSolDulc1.2, whole genome shotgun sequence DNA encodes the following proteins:
- the LOC129895360 gene encoding F-box protein CPR1-like produces the protein MEEILMDILSRLPVKSLVRFNCVSKFWNTLISQPYFKKKHLNHAKNQLSSQKLLSLPWPPNDADHNHLHFYSSSLSLVQLVKDIRIFDCPSNSNPREGIKVYCSCDGLFLIGIWTEPHVEQPSILLIWNPSTRESTLLPHSKFMSLQLAHSSSDYDYDYDYEDGSDVGSTYGLGYDSINNDYKVFRMDMSVDGKNEILSLKNGSWRIIEETSSSGRTDCSMLSGGEFLAFVDRAFHWLGILSKLCVVSFNISSEVYREIPLPEIVCSLILSRSRVEVEVDVGVSVLGGTLGVYYKDDGAFNLWVMKDVKDSWTKLFTIPTIEIYRVIPVYMFSDDQVLLYFQLDAITTSRFVYRIISVGSFGLSSQIWPLDCDDIDVVTINEDGIVYTESLVSPKLGK, from the coding sequence ATGGAGGAGATACTTATGGACATTCTGAGCAGGCTACCTGTGAAGTCACTTGTTCGTTTCAATTGCGTCTCAAAATTTTGGAATACATTAATCTCTCAaccttattttaaaaagaagcaTCTCAATCATGCTAAAAACCAACTCAGTTCCCAAAAATTGCTTTCTCTCCCGTGGCCCCCTAACGATGCAGATCATAATCATCTTCACTTCTATTCGTCTTCTTTATCCTTGGTTCAACTTGTTAAGGATATCCGCATATTTGATTGCCCTTCAAATTCTAATCCAAGAGAAGGTATAAAAGTCTATTGTAGTTGTGATGGCTTGTTTCTTATCGGAATTTGGACTGAACCTCATGTCGAACAACCTTCAATATTATTGATATGGAATCCCTCCACAAGAGAATCTACACTACTTCCCCATTCAAAATTCATGTCACTACAGTTGGCACACTCTAGTagtgattatgattatgattatgattatgaagatGGTAGTGATGTGGGATCTACTTACGGATTGGGCTATGACTCTATTAATAATGACTACAAAGTCTTTAGAATGGACATGTCTGTGGATGGCAAAAATGAAATTCTCTCACTGAAAAATGGTTCATGGAGAATTATTGAGGAAACCTCCTCATCAGGTAGGACAGATTGTTCTATGTTGTCTGGTGGGGAATTTTTGGCATTTGTAGATAGAGCATTTCATTGGCTTGGTATCTTATCAAAGTTGTGTGTGGTTTCATTCAATATTTCATCTGAGGTGTACAGAGAGATACCATTGCCAGAGATCGTGTGCTCCCTCATTCTATCTAGGTCCCGagttgaagttgaagttgaTGTGGGCGTATCAGTGTTGGGGGGAACGCTTGGTGTTTATTATAAGGATGACGGAGCTTTTAATTTATGGGTAATGAAAGACGTTAAAGATTCTTGGACGAAATTGTTCACTATACCAACCATCGAAATTTATAGAGTCATACCGGTGTATATGTTCTCAGATGATCAAGTGTTACTCTATTTTCAATTAGATGCGATAACAACGTCAAGATTTGTATATAGGATAATATCTGTTGGATCATTTGGATTGAGCAGTCAAATATGGCCTCTAGATTGTGATGATATTGATGTTGTTACCATTAACGAGGATGGTATTGTTTATACGGAAAGTCTCGTCTCTCCGAAATTGGGTAAGTAA